Within the Kluyveromyces lactis strain NRRL Y-1140 chromosome A complete sequence genome, the region TGAAATTGTTGTGATGctgatgattttgaagtaCATAATGATGTTCCTGATGCAAAGAAGCTGGTGTTTGTTCGAAAGACGATAAGCTTAAATTGGGAACGCTATTAAATTTGGATCGAGCATTTGCATATGCCAAATTTGCAGTGTTTTGATATGAGCGATAACTTTTAACTCTTGGCTGCTGTATTTCTAAGTGTTCCATGCTGCTATTATTGAAGTTCATATTTTCACTTATGAAATGATTCATACCATTATTCATATGCATGTTCATAGCCATAAGTGACTGATATTCTTTAAAACTCTTTGGATGGTTTGGAGTAATGGGGGTTATTACTTGAGGCATCGATGCCCGGGATTCAAAAACGTGAGAAACAATAGCATTGTCACGCTCAAACCCGTCCACTGACCTGGCATGTTTCTTTCGACCTCCTTTCTCATTtatgaaaaaagaattacGGTCAGATGTGGAGTAATTGGAATGCTCGAATGCGTTACCATTCTCTGCAAGATCGAAATCATACcaatttggaattgaagaaacttttACATCTTGGACTCCTCGCTCTTTATGAATATTCTCATATTCAGGAGAAACTTGATATACACTTCCACGGGTTGTACTGAAATGAGGCTGATTGACATTTTCACGGAATGCATGCTCAAAATAATTGAATCCAAACTCTTCCGTATTTAAATTTCTGTCAATTCGCTTCTCATTTCTGGAAGTGAACCTGTCTGAATTGCGTAAGGAACTTTCAAGTCCTAGAACCCTTGAAATACCATAGTTAGAATCAACGGTACTATACAAATGACTATCATTGGAagtattttcttcttcagcaacTGGGGAATAGATGGTTACCATTATAACTTTGTTGTGAACTCAACCTTATTTTATTCTCGCTTTTATTGATGGCACTTCTTGATTGTCTTGAGACCAGATACAGTGTGAAATAAGTAACGACTTCTGTGGAAAAAAGTGCCTGGAACCGAAGAGTTCAACTGAGGTATTGAGATGTAAATGACAATAATCAACAAATgcgatgatgaaaattaGTTAGTGAAAGGCACTGTGAAGGTCGAATTGAATGTGAACAACTTAACTTCCCTTTGTATAGTAATGAGTATACTgtttgaaatgaagaaagaacaaatatTTATATGCAGTGTAAATTCTGGTCCAGTATGATCATCGAATATCTGTATATACTCGGTCAGTTCGTTCAATCGGTTGTTGGGGTCTAAGTACCTTTGATTGCAGCAGATTTACCGTggttttcttcttcaccgCAGCACTTCCCTGATTTCGCTTTCAAGAGCTTACGTGTGATTGTCGGTCCTGTATAGTAACTTAAGGTCTAACGTTTTTAACTTTTCAGCCGTTTAGGTATGTTAGTGACCTCGGGCGAACCAAAAGCACTTTCAATTAATCACgtcaaaaaagaaaataacGGGTACCAGTTATAAACACCCGACTTGTCAGTTTCCAGGAACTACCTGTTTCCAAGAACTACCGGCCCGAAATGAAGTCAAATGTGGACAGAAAGAAATTCCAAACCCTTTTGAAGTGCCTATATATAATCTAAAGAGAAATATGTCTAAATTAACTCCTTCCCTAATTGATGAATAGGATGAATACTCCATGTTATGCAATAACCCGATTCGATCCACTTAATTTAGCATCATGATAAAAGAGAAGTGTGTTTTCTCTCCTCCGTTATCGAAATTGATTGTGGAAAATGACAAGAAAGACAATATCAATGCACGACCTTACCATGCAATAAGGCTACGACTGTATTTCGAAATACAGTAACTACTGAAGCTCAGGGGAAGATAAATGAAAGTGAGTATATGGGAAGAGCATTACCTGTTAGTGCGAGGCATTGTGTGTAGTTCTGATGGGTTATAGGACACTTTCAGTTCTCGGTGAAAGGGAGAGTAAGAGAAACAAGAGGCGAACCCCGAATTTATTCTATGGTGCGAGTGTTTCTAACTGTTAAAAATCGCATCAAAAATTATGCTAAGATATAttacttttcttttttatagATTTGGACGGATGGTCTGGGCATTGAAAACACTACGGATCCCCTTGAGACTGAATGTGTAAGGTATGGCTTTACCTAAACGACCCTCTTGATTAGGACCCCCTGGGAATCATTTCGTACCTACTGATAGCCaaagaattattcaaattcatttgAGAAGCGCATTCAGTGCTAATCAGCATATTGGGCCATAAAGCAGGGACCATTAGAATAATGCTGAAGAAGGGCCAATTTAATGGGTCAATAGATAACTTGCACAAGAGAAGCTGTTTCATGCTGAAACTATGCAGATATCCCTATTCAGGCTAGAcatcaagaagttcaaatGAGAATAAGGAGAGGTTGGAAAAACAGTCGTTATAATATAACGGGTTGCATGCTCCGACGGCAGATCTGTTACTTATTTCACTTTGTTACCATAGTATCATGatttgaaatggaaacaCTGTGCAACACTTCTAACGGTTTTGTCTGAGCTTTTTGATGCAAAGTCAACGTGTGCCCAAGAAAACATGTTTGATTAATACTACCATAGAAAAGTCCGTGGTGTTaaaaaatgaatcaaattttttttatgaTTGGCAAAGGCCTAGAAAACAACACATTCCTGCTTTACAAactgatgaaaaaaagatcacCAAGGCAAGTTCACGCGATTGTACGCCATTCACCGAGATATTAAGATAGAATAGATTTGATTAAATTGGAGGAGACAAAAATAATGGCTCCCCTcatttttgttcttttacCTTGTTGTTCAAATGGAATAACAGACAGTGCCAATAAAGGAAACCTCTACAAACTACTAAGCTATTTGATCAGAGTCCAGATTTAATTACTATAGATCATTGGTACAAATGCTTTACATTAACGTTGGACGAAAAACAGAGGTGAATTGCACTGACTTTCGCTTAATCTCGATTGGCACTAAACGCCTTACTTGAGAGGCGAGACTTATTAAGTTCGGCCCATGTGTTGTTTACCTCTCTTCCTGACGTTGGTAGTTGGTGTTATTTCGGGAACATTCCGGACGTCTGCATAGTTATCTAAGATCAGACGTAGTAGCttccatttttcttctaaCTTGCTCTTGACATTGATATCAGTTATCTGACCGTTGATCAACATACAGTTATTGACCGATAAAGAATCCCCGAAGAATGTATGGATAATATTCGGGTTTTGAAAACAGAGGAAATCTGTATCTCGGCTTAAAATGCATACTCTAACAGGATACAACATGGACGGTGGGTCGATCTTTTAACGGCGCAGCACGTTGCATatgaaagaatataatTTTTATCCTCTCTCAGAAATTCGTGAAGAAGGGCAAAAGAGGCCTAATACTCAACCTATTATGCCCGCTATAATCCGCGTTACGTCCGATGAATAAGATAATAGCATCGGACGTAAGGCAAAAATATCAGATTTGTACCCTTTCAGTTTTTCCTCCAACATTGGTTTGGCAATCTGCTAACTCTAAATCGAATTTTACAAGGCATCTTAGTTTTGCATGCTGGCAAAGTCAACAAATAATCCGCCTTTTGAACTTGCACGAACATTCTCTTGCGGGTACAAATGGCGTGATTTCATTACATAAACCGAATAATGTCTAAGAAAGCCCATCAGGACTGATGCCAAGCTAACTGCAGCACATGTGCAATATATTTCTCAGTGCCAAGTGACAGGAAAGAATTTATGATGGAGGGTCCTATTGCTATTGAAATATTGTAgaatattttttcaaactaATAGCGACATACTTTCCATAGCGGAATATGTAAATTCTTAGTTGAGCAATTGATTTAATTCAAATCATAACCTAATATGCAACCAACATATATTGTTTGTTACCTAAAAAATTGATTCGGAAAAACAATTAGTAAAGCCGTGCAGTTTGCTTCAAAGAGCATCGGCCACCTACGTCGTGCATTTTTGAGTAGAATTGAGGCCCCCTTTCGGTAGTTATGAATAACTATCGAATAGAGTTGTATAGCTCTGGGTAAGATATTTTTCCGTCGTCAAGTGGTTTAGAAGAAGCGATAACAAATCAGTCTAAACTGTTTGGATCTAACGGCGAGAGTTGCAAGTAGTCCCTGATAGTTCTCCTATGAGGAAACATGCTGCAATTTTCAAGATCTGGAACAACTACTATATCATCACCTGGTATCCAATTAATGGGTGTCATAATTTTTCCATCCGTTTTGTATACAAGCTGCAATGAGTCCAAACACCTTAAAACCTCAGCTGTGTTCCTTCCTGTAGACAAAGGATATAATTGAATCAATCGTACAATCTTATTCGGATCAATGATATACACAGCTCTTAAGGGAGTCAATGCAGGTTCACCGTTTGTTAAAGCATTTACATCAATCATCGAAAACTGTGTTGcgacttttttttcttcatcgcagattattggaaaatttATCTTGACGCCTGTGATTGCCTCAATATCTTGTATCCACCTGAGGTGAGAAGCTCTATTATTCGTTGAAAGACCTAGTAATACACAGTCTCGATTTGTAAATTCATCTTGTAAAGCACCAAAAGCACCAATCTCTGTTGTACAAATTGGTGTAAAATCGGCAGGGTGCGAGAAGAACACACACCACTTTCCCTGCGTATATTGATAAAAGTCCATTGGACCCAAAGATGTCATAGCTTGGAAGTTCGGAGCCTTCGCACCTATGTAAATGGCTTGCTTTGGAAGTATGTTCCTCATTTTTTGGTAGTCAAAGATTTCCTCGTTACTAGTGGAATATTGCAATACAAAGGAGATATAGACCGAAGCAAACTCTGATTTCGAATGAATGTGCACGATTTTTTTTATAGACACAATCAGATACGTAAATAAGGTGAATTCTTCCCGTGTTAAACATAGAAGCAACGTTAAAGATGTGCAGGTGGATATATTTCCATCTATTGATAATCTACAAATGTTAAAatttcgaatttttcaagtattGAAAATTCTAAAGGTTTTATAAGAACAATGATTCAACGGGATTATTCTTTATAAAAACTTAATGAAACGGTGACTAAGAAGTCGTAACATCTGTTTATTCATTAAAACACGATGAGGAAAACCTAGATATCTACAAAAAAGTATTAACGTATTAAATATAATGTTTGAATATCGAGTTATGGGGAAAACAGGCGCACCAGACGTCGTTTCTTGaaaactctttcaaagaatctttcaTGAAGGCACTATGCATCTCCCCCGGCTCGCAGTTGAAACTGGAGACTTGCAGAGCGTTCTTGATTGGTTTATAATTTACAGGTCAATTCATAATGACAAAGGGGGGGGGTTGTTATTTCCCAATTAGCATGTAATCATATTGCAATAACAGAAAAGTGAGTATTCAGCtaagggaaaaaaaaacggaTATCCTTCAAGAAACGAAGGACGGTTTATGACTGAGTTTAAAAAGATAACAAAAAGCATAGATATCAAAAAACAATCTAGTTGTTTTCTGGTCTCAACTTTCTGACTTCCTTACCAACCTTCCAGATTTCCATGTTTCTGATGATTTGTAGTTCAGCTTCCAACTTTTCTCTGTAGTCTGGTTGAGAGTTGAATTCCAAAGATCTCTTAGTTTCAGAACCGTTCTTGGTAGATTCGTACAAGTCTTGGAAGACTGGCTTCAAAGCATCCTTGAAGATTGGGTACCAGTCCAAAGCACCTCTTCTAGCAGTAGTAGAACAAGCATCGTACATGTAATCCATACCGTACTTACCGATCAATGGGTATAGAGATTGGGTAGCTTCTTCGACAGTTTCGTTGAAAGCTTCAGATGGGGAGTGACCGTTTTCTCTCAAGACTTCGTATTGAGCCAAGAACATACCGTGAATACCACCCATTAGACAACCTCTTTCACCGTACAAGTCAGAGTTGACTTCCTTTTCGAAAGTGGTTTGGTAGACGTAACCGGAACCGACAGCGACGGCCAAAGCCTGAGCTTTTTCGTGAGCCTTACCGGTGACATCGTTCCAGACGGCGTAAGAGGAGTTAATACCTCTACCTTCCTTGAACAAAGATCTGACAGTTCTACCGGAACCCTTTGGAGCGACCAAGATGACATCGATATCAGTTGGTGGTTCAACGTGGGTCAAGTCCTTGAAGACTGGGGAGAAACCGTGGGAGAAGTACAAAGTCTTACCCTTAGTCAACAATGGCTTCAAAGAGGACCAGGTTTCGGATTGAGCAGCGTCAGACAACAAGTTCATGACGATGGTACCCTTTTGGACGGCTTCGTTAACGTCGAACAAGTTTTCACCTGGGACCCAACCGTCTTCAATGGCAGCCTTCCAAGAAGCACCATTCTTTCTGACACCGACAATGACGTTCAAACCGTTGTCTCTCAAGTTCAAACCTTGACCGTAACCTTGAGAACCGTAACCAATCAAAGCCAAAGTGTCGTCCTTGAAGTATTGCAACAATTTTTCGGTTGGCCAGTCAGCTCTTTCGTAGACGGTTTCTTCAACACCACCAAAGTTGATTTGCTTGATACCCCTGGTAGCAACCAATGGCTTGGAAGCAAAGGCAGTAGAACGCAAACCAGAGACAGTAGATTGTCTGGCAGCGAAAGAGATAGCTCTCTTAGCAGTGATAACACGAGAGTTAGCAATCAATTGTCTAGCAGCTTGTCTGAACATTGTATATAAATGAGGTAGGTAGTAGGTTATTAATCTATCTTTAATGAGCTCAGAGAAAGATCCAACTAAAACTTCCACAAACAATACTAAACACAAAAGGAATCAAGAGGGTGTAAGGCCAAGACAGAAGAATGGAATCGAAAAAATTATTCGTCGCTTTATATATACGGCGaagttctttttccttAAATATATGGTGAAATTCGTCCAtgaaaaagtgaaaaatttcacCTTTATCATTTTTACTTAGAGTCATCTCTGCAAAGACGAAGaggaatttttttttttttccgtACACAAGGCCTATCCACATGAGCGCATCACATCTCATCAGGTATGAGTAATCTGTAGGGATCACTTAGATCTATGGAAGTAAGAGTTAGCTGACTAGCTGGATCAGAGATCAAATCCGGCATTGAAAACCACTAACAGCCTGTCTTGAAGCCCTTCGCAAGGCAAGGCGTACGGAAATTCTGGTTCCACCAAGCCAGTGCTAATGGTGTGCTCTGCCCTGGACAGGAGCCCTGTTCAGGATTTCTGTTCAGGGCTCCTGTACTGAGGcttttctttcccttcCCTTCTGCCTTTCTATAGAGGGATACGATGAGGTGGTGGGCAGGAAAAAGGAAAGTAACAGAAAGACGAGTTTCCCTACCGGCCCGCTACCGGTACAAATCGTAATaggctttttttttccattgcCGTGCTTAGAGACCTGCTGTATTTATTACCCGGAAAATAAACTATCCACGTGATCTATGTCACGTGGATAAAATAGATTTCGTCCATCTCTTCTGTCCCCCCCCTCCCCCGGTTTCGGACATCAAAAGTAGttgaaaaccaaaattcTGGCCTCATAGCTTTTTAACGGTAATATTACATTATCATACTGAGCATTGTTTTATTTAGATAAAAATCGACATTTCACCATAAAGCGATACAGATActcttttttctcaaaactACTACTACT harbors:
- the ILV5 gene encoding ketol-acid reductoisomerase (highly similar to uniprot|P06168 Saccharomyces cerevisiae YLR355C ILV5 Acetohydroxyacid reductoisomerase mitochondrial protein involved in branched-chain amino acid biosynthesis also required for maintenance of wild- type mitochondrial DNA); this translates as MFRQAARQLIANSRVITAKRAISFAARQSTVSGLRSTAFASKPLVATRGIKQINFGGVEETVYERADWPTEKLLQYFKDDTLALIGYGSQGYGQGLNLRDNGLNVIVGVRKNGASWKAAIEDGWVPGENLFDVNEAVQKGTIVMNLLSDAAQSETWSSLKPLLTKGKTLYFSHGFSPVFKDLTHVEPPTDIDVILVAPKGSGRTVRSLFKEGRGINSSYAVWNDVTGKAHEKAQALAVAVGSGYVYQTTFEKEVNSDLYGERGCLMGGIHGMFLAQYEVLRENGHSPSEAFNETVEEATQSLYPLIGKYGMDYMYDACSTTARRGALDWYPIFKDALKPVFQDLYESTKNGSETKRSLEFNSQPDYREKLEAELQIIRNMEIWKVGKEVRKLRPENN
- a CDS encoding peroxiredoxin (similar to uniprot|P34227 Saccharomyces cerevisiae YBL064C PRX1 Mitochondrial peroxiredoxin (1-Cys Prx) with thioredoxin peroxidase activity, has a role in reduction of hydroperoxides; induced during respiratory growth and under conditions of oxidative stress), coding for MRNILPKQAIYIGAKAPNFQAMTSLGPMDFYQYTQGKWCVFFSHPADFTPICTTEIGAFGALQDEFTNRDCVLLGLSTNNRASHLRWIQDIEAITGVKINFPIICDEEKKVATQFSMIDVNALTNGEPALTPLRAVYIIDPNKIVRLIQLYPLSTGRNTAEVLRCLDSLQLVYKTDGKIMTPINWIPGDDIVVVPDLENCSMFPHRRTIRDYLQLSPLDPNSLD
- the RME1 gene encoding Rme1p (some similarities with uniprot|P32338 Saccharomyces cerevisiae YGR044C RME1 mediates cell type control of sporulation negatively regulates IME1 and sporulation zinc finger protein negative regulator of meiosis directly repressed by a1-a2 regulator), whose amino-acid sequence is MVTIYSPVAEEENTSNDSHLYSTVDSNYGISRVLGLESSLRNSDRFTSRNEKRIDRNLNTEEFGFNYFEHAFRENVNQPHFSTTRGSVYQVSPEYENIHKERGVQDVKVSSIPNWYDFDLAENGNAFEHSNYSTSDRNSFFINEKGGRKKHARSVDGFERDNAIVSHVFESRASMPQVITPITPNHPKSFKEYQSLMAMNMHMNNGMNHFISENMNFNNSSMEHLEIQQPRVKSYRSYQNTANLAYANARSKFNSVPNLSLSSFEQTPASLHQEHHYVLQNHQHHNNFIPDFEVDHFHDHKHEEVHESAHDHMHKVEHFRSCSNDHEPSSSDLDSTSLSYEELRNSIIEKFTFNTAEEHTNNDVILNVHGCGSHYAEASTMNPDGTKKSVLQQILDDKPLMEAISKKQKRGAYKCAHCPEMFNTIFEFAKHIDEYQVERKYKCPFPLCPWKILGLPKLQELKRHCLNQHIDELTPEQQYLIHGKSGAVSEVYHCESPYCDKAFHRKDSYRRHVKMVHKNPKSRFNIRLVKAMKSCPEYLNKDLVAKERFLVEKMNSRRR